A stretch of DNA from Microbacterium saperdae:
GCCTGCAGGCCAAGTCCGACGCCGCTGTCTCGGTCGAGGACGCCCTGCTCGACATCGACGGCATCGAGCACGTGCAGGCGTCGATCGGGTCGAGCGGATCCGCGTTGCGCGACGCCTTCTCCGGTGGCGCCGGCATCACCTACTCGGTCCTGACCGACGGCGACGTCGACCAGGAGAAGCTGCGCGCGAAGGTGCAGGACGCGATCGACGGTCTCGGTGACGATGTCGGCGATGTCGCGGTCGCGTCTTCGGCCGGCTTCGGTTCGAGCGACATCGAGATCACCGTGTCCGCCTCGAACGCGGACGATCTGACCACCGCGACCTCGGCCGTCGTCGACGAGCTCAAGGGACGCGACGGCATCAGTCAGGTGACCGACAACCTCGCCGCGGCCCTGCCGTACATCGCCGTGGTGGTCGACCGCGAGGCCGCGGCACAGCGCGGCTTGTCCGAGGTCGCCGTCGGCTCGATCGTCTCGAACACGATGCGCCCGCAGCAGCTCGGATCCGTCGAGATCGACGACACCGCACTGACCGTGTACCTGGTCACGCCGGAGCCGCCGACCACGGTGGACGCGCTCAAGGCACTTGCGATCCCGACGCCCCTCGGCGTCGTGCAGCTGCAGGACATCGCGACCGTCGAGCAGCGCAACGGCCCGACCTCCATCACGACGGAGCAGGGTCGCCGCACCGCGACGATCACGGTCCCGCCGGGCACCGACAACCTCGCGGTCGCGACGCAGTCCGTCACCGAGGCTCTCGCCGCGGTCGAGCTGCCGGACGGCGCATCGGCCGAGGTCGGCGGTGTCGCCTCGCAGCAGGCCGACTCGTTCTCGCAGCTGGGACTCGCGATGCTGGCCGCGATCCTGATCGTGTACGTCGTGATGGTGGCGACCTTCAAGTCGCTGCGACAGCCGCTGCTGCTGCTCGTCTCGGTGCCGTTCGCGGCGACCGGCGCGATCCTGCTGCAGATCGTCACGGGCGTGCCGCTGGGCGTGGCCTCGCTGATCGGTGTGCTGATGCTCATCGGCATCGTGGTGACGAACGCGATCGTGCTCGTCGACCTCGTGAATCAATATCGGGAGAAGGGTCTGTCGACCATCGAGGCGGTCAAGGCCGGTGGCGAGAAGCGTCTGCGTCCGATTCTGATGACCGCACTGGCGACGATCTTCGCTCTGACGCCGATGGCCCTCGGCATCACCGGTCACGGCGGGTTCATCTCGCAGCCTCTCGCGATCGTCGTGATCGGCGGCCTGATCTCCTCGACCGTCTTGACGCTGATCGTGCTGCCCACGCTCTACAACCTCGTCGAGGGTGCCAAGGAGCGTCGCCAGGCGCGCAAGGCGGGGCGCTCCGACGACGCGGCCGTGCCGGTGCTCGTCGGTGCGGATGCCGACGCGGCGGTCGCGGCCGTGCACGGTCCGCAGACCGAGGCGTCGTCTGAGGGGCACCAGCTGACGCGCCGCGAGCTGCGCGAGCGCGGGGAGTAGTCACCGGGCGTCCACAACTCCGGAGATCCGCGCGGCGCCGTGATCGTGGTCCGCGCGGATCCGGGATTCTCCGGTCTGCGGCCCGCCGAATCTCCGGAGTTGTGGAGCGGGCTCAGTCCAGGGTGATGCCCCAGCGCAGGATCCAGCTCTCGTCGGGCGCGAGTCGGCGTACCCCGAGGCCGCTGTTGAAGGCGTCGGCCGGGGCCGTCATCGGCTCGATCGCGACCGCGAGCGACTGCCCCGGGTACCGGGGAGTCGTGTACACCTGGACGAAGTCGAAGCCCTCGCCCTGCCAGAGGCTGACGCGGCGGCCGTCCGGCGCGGTCAGCGAGTGCCGCACCAGGCCGTCGGCATCGCGGGTGAGGTCGGTGAAGCCGGTGTCGAGTGTCACGTCGCCGAGCCGGGCGCCGTCGCGCAGGCTCTGCGGGGCCGCGGTGGTGCCCGTCGGCAGCATCCGCTCGTCGGTCTCGAACTGCGTCGCGGCAGGCACCCGCAGCACGAGGTCCTGCGGGTCGACGTCGCCGATGGTGAGGAACGGGTGGGTGCCGAGCGCGACCGGCGCCGCTGTCTCGGATCGGTTGGTGAGCGTGTGCGTCACCTCGATGCCGTCGGTCGTCAGCACATAGGTCACGGCGGTCTCGATCAGGTAGGGGTAGCCGGTCTGCGGCACGATCGTCGCACTCAGCGTGACGGCCGACTCGGTCTGCGTGATCTCGTAGGCGGTGAAGCGGAGCAGGCCGTGGCTCGCGTTCGACAGCTTCGGTTCGGTGATCGCGAGCTGACGCGCCGTGCCGTCATCGTCCCAGCGCCCGTCGCGCACGCGGTTCGGCCAGGGGGCGAGGACCACGCCGGAGCAGGCGGGCGTCGGCAGGGCGAGCGGATACGGGGCGACGAGGTCGACGCCGCCGATGCGGAGCGAGCGGAGGGACGCACCGACCTGGGCGATCTGCGCGGTGACTTCGCCGAGCTGGAGGGCGATCTGGGTGCCGGTGGGGGATGCGGTGCTCACTCCGTCATCGTAGGGCCCTCGGCGTGGTCACGACTCCTCGAGAACCGGCGCCCTCGACACGAGCCGGTGCCGCATGGCGCCGTCAGCGCGTGGTCTTGGGGAGTTGTGGACCGGACGTATCGGGCACTCTCTCAGCCGCATCCGCTAAAATGATCAGGTCGGCTTCGGACAGCCGCGCAGTGCGCGGGCGTTTTCCTTTTTAAGTGTGAGTCCAGGGGCCGATGGTGAGCGTCCATCGACGCGCATGAACCATCACATGAATAGCCCCTGCTCCTCAATGACCGGCCCTTGAGTCGTTCCCAAGGTGCGCGCGTGCGCGCGGCGCTGTTCTCGTGCGAGAACGAAAGACATTTCCATGCCTAAGAGCAAGAAGCCCCAGGGCGGCCGTCCCGCCCGCAATTTCGAACCGCGTTACGGCGCGAACAAGACGTCGTTCCACGATCGTCACCACGGCGCCCCTGCCCGTGACGACGCGCGCCCCGAGCGCGGCGGACGCGCGGATGCCGGCGAGCGTCGCAGCGCGCCCGCGGCCGGTGGATACGACCGTCGTCCCGGCAGCCGCAGTGCCGGACACCGCGGATACCGTCCGGCCGAGGCCGAAGGCGGCGCGCCGAAGCAGCGCTGGAGCGCTCAGGAACGCGCCGGCCGCGACGAGGCCCGCGGCATCCGCAACCGCGCCGAGTCCGGTCGCCGTGAGGCCCCGCACCACCGCGACGAGCGTCCGCGTCGTGACGACCGCGGTGCGCAGCGCCCCACCGGTCCTGGTACGTACCGTGACGACCGCGGCGGTCAGCGCTTCGGTCGTGACGAGCGCCCCGCGGGTGATCAGCGTCGTGGCTTCCGCGACGGTGACCACCGCTCGGGCGACAGCGCGCGCCGCGATGACCGCGGCGGCCAGCGTTTCGACCGCGATGACCGTCCGCGTCGTGATGACCGCGGCGCTGCGGCTCAGGGCCGCGGCTCTGCTGACCGCTCCCCGCGTGGCGCGGGGGATCGTTCGTTCGATGCCGACCGCGCGCGCCGCTCCTTCGACCGTGACCGCACGCAGCGGTCCTTCGATGGTGGACGGGACGAGCGTCCCCGTAACGGTGAGCGCAGCCGCCCGGTGACCGGTGGCGCCTACCGCACCGAGCGCGTGCGTCCGTTGACCTCTGACACCCGAGGTCGTCCGGCGCACAACGAGCGTCCGAGCCGCAACAACTGGAATGCCGCACCGAGCGCCCCGAGCCGGGGAGCGAAGTTCGAGCAGGCCGAGGACGTCGTGCACGAGCGCCTCGAAGCGCAGGCCGTGCAGGCCGTCGAGGTCGCCGATGTGAC
This window harbors:
- a CDS encoding aldose 1-epimerase family protein, which produces MSTASPTGTQIALQLGEVTAQIAQVGASLRSLRIGGVDLVAPYPLALPTPACSGVVLAPWPNRVRDGRWDDDGTARQLAITEPKLSNASHGLLRFTAYEITQTESAVTLSATIVPQTGYPYLIETAVTYVLTTDGIEVTHTLTNRSETAAPVALGTHPFLTIGDVDPQDLVLRVPAATQFETDERMLPTGTTAAPQSLRDGARLGDVTLDTGFTDLTRDADGLVRHSLTAPDGRRVSLWQGEGFDFVQVYTTPRYPGQSLAVAIEPMTAPADAFNSGLGVRRLAPDESWILRWGITLD